One Chthoniobacterales bacterium DNA segment encodes these proteins:
- a CDS encoding tetratricopeptide repeat protein, producing the protein MIRCILLFLVALLIPMVGLQAKPEAGPDPKKQRMFDIEIHKAAAAFDKKDFTATRQHVDAAEALLPDQAATLNLLGALLYKEHKYDEALAAFRALIDRDPNSYPGYFNTAEVLLAQKKYDEALAGFERILEARPGDEICQYRIVIVLALEKKFDEARLRAKKLPNPGQTAAYYFANAAIEFAAGDKAKGQDWLKQSETFFPPEASASLRDVLVEQNLIQK; encoded by the coding sequence GTGATCCGTTGCATTCTTCTCTTCCTCGTCGCGCTGCTCATTCCCATGGTCGGGTTGCAGGCTAAACCAGAGGCCGGTCCCGATCCGAAGAAGCAACGGATGTTCGACATCGAGATTCACAAGGCGGCGGCGGCGTTCGACAAAAAAGATTTCACCGCCACCCGCCAGCATGTGGACGCGGCGGAGGCGTTGCTCCCCGACCAGGCGGCGACGCTCAATTTGCTCGGCGCGCTGCTCTACAAGGAGCACAAATACGACGAGGCGCTCGCGGCGTTTCGCGCCCTGATCGACCGCGACCCGAATTCGTATCCGGGCTACTTCAACACCGCCGAGGTTCTGCTCGCGCAGAAGAAATACGACGAGGCGCTGGCCGGGTTTGAGCGCATTCTGGAGGCGCGGCCCGGCGACGAGATCTGTCAGTATCGCATAGTGATCGTTCTCGCCTTGGAAAAGAAATTCGACGAGGCCCGGCTGCGCGCGAAGAAACTGCCGAACCCCGGGCAGACGGCGGCTTATTATTTTGCAAATGCCGCGATCGAGTTTGCCGCCGGCGACAAGGCCAAAGGCCAGGACTGGCTCAAGCAGAGTGAGACTTTTTTCCCACCGGAAGCTTCCGCCAGCCTGCGCGATGTGCTGGTGGAGCAAAACTTGATTCAGAAATAA
- a CDS encoding tetratricopeptide repeat protein, protein MKSSSLSPRLALLGALLFTAATATTLRAQDQAADLAAANQALNEGNYPDAAAKFGKFVKDYPTSTVIPDAQLKLAYSDMAINKFDEALAEYKKLLAPPATPEIIELASGLLPQALSGKASSLPEGDAQRTTLFNDAIKAYTDFLAKYPKSDLVESNRYTLALCYYQTQQYDPAIDNLRKNLAEFAQSESIQDSQYLLALMLATKANLTLNKDRTATATAFPLYDEAQKFLQDIIAKRTDLPLISDAQFQLGEVLFNRAVFTTGPDHAKHLQDALSAYRAVEASDVVAREQQGKIDALKGRTTAVLATKNIKAVQKLQSLIGRETGKLETLKNKGSQRVASHLKMAQIFYQLSTPTQPRYDETRVLLSYLEPFVTSDTDKKTVLYFKTMTYALQGNTAKAIAGYDQFQSQYKGDPMAENLPLAMGAMFTAGSPGTPPNPVKALEYFQQQSQLYPKSEATAVALSEQARALSQMQRFDEAIKTYQTFLASNPEKSQAARATSGLAEVYRNTGKLAEADQLYAKIQKDFADQLPLVKEASFWRGFILVQQQKYPEAMKALATFVAVYPDDANLTPNAYFTYGQAQRGSGAVDTAIQTFKTLVTKFPKSDAATFTFFQRFDIAKEKNDVPAMDAAMREFIDAYPKDNKLFNAYANLAQNRITEGKIQDAINIYYEFIDKNIDSPLVPTVLMQTSGQWAGIATTLGRYAGLTEADRAIWKESLEKSIGDAERVIVKYPESAEVANASRAILTAQKEFVSANLKKNDDIESYFTQFAAKFDAAPKTKSKILFTLASFIYERDPAKALAQMTTAYDPTLVYAAGDLDLYGTALLGQKKIDEAAAIYTKLATDYPNLPGTDPKQAPLAVQEAQATAMFGQGQVLQAKGDSAGAAKNFAQLKALYPWSTKIFEADLGIAIGLYNQKKFDDAMALVQGIVKAQTAANDLRAKAMVLGGKIRRDAGDLDSAIDFFIKTDYFYGGVPTVAAEGLFLGAQALEAKAAAAKDPKTKADSAAKAKKYYGDLQTKYPDSPFAAQAKGK, encoded by the coding sequence ATGAAATCATCCTCCCTTTCCCCCAGGCTCGCGTTGCTCGGAGCGCTTCTCTTTACCGCGGCCACGGCCACTACTCTCCGAGCGCAAGACCAGGCCGCTGATCTGGCGGCGGCGAACCAGGCGCTGAACGAGGGCAATTACCCCGACGCTGCTGCCAAGTTCGGGAAATTCGTCAAGGACTACCCGACTTCCACCGTGATCCCGGACGCGCAGTTGAAGCTGGCTTACAGCGACATGGCGATCAACAAGTTCGACGAGGCGCTGGCCGAATACAAAAAGCTTCTCGCTCCACCAGCGACCCCGGAAATTATCGAACTCGCCTCGGGTTTGCTCCCACAGGCTCTCTCGGGAAAAGCCTCCTCGCTGCCCGAGGGCGACGCCCAGCGCACCACTCTCTTCAACGATGCGATCAAGGCCTACACCGATTTCCTCGCCAAATATCCGAAGAGCGACCTCGTCGAGAGCAACCGTTACACCCTCGCGCTTTGTTATTACCAGACCCAGCAATACGATCCAGCGATCGACAATCTGCGGAAGAATCTGGCCGAGTTTGCCCAGAGCGAATCCATTCAGGACAGCCAGTATCTGCTCGCGCTGATGCTCGCGACGAAGGCGAACCTCACCCTCAATAAAGATCGCACGGCGACCGCCACGGCCTTCCCGCTTTACGACGAAGCGCAGAAGTTTCTCCAGGACATCATTGCCAAGCGCACCGATCTGCCGCTGATCAGCGACGCGCAATTCCAGCTCGGCGAAGTGCTCTTTAACCGGGCCGTCTTCACCACCGGACCGGACCACGCGAAGCACCTCCAGGACGCCCTTTCCGCCTATCGCGCTGTCGAGGCGAGCGACGTGGTGGCCCGCGAGCAGCAGGGAAAAATCGACGCGTTGAAAGGCCGCACGACGGCCGTTCTCGCCACGAAAAACATCAAGGCCGTCCAGAAATTGCAGAGCCTCATCGGTCGCGAAACCGGCAAGCTGGAGACCCTGAAAAACAAGGGCAGCCAGCGCGTGGCCTCGCACCTGAAGATGGCGCAGATTTTCTACCAGCTCAGCACGCCCACCCAGCCGCGTTACGATGAAACTCGTGTCTTGCTGAGTTACCTCGAGCCGTTCGTCACCAGCGACACAGATAAAAAGACCGTCCTTTATTTCAAGACAATGACCTACGCGCTCCAGGGCAACACCGCCAAGGCCATCGCGGGTTACGATCAATTCCAGAGCCAATACAAGGGCGATCCGATGGCGGAAAATCTCCCTCTCGCGATGGGCGCGATGTTCACCGCCGGCTCCCCCGGAACTCCGCCGAACCCGGTGAAGGCACTGGAATATTTCCAGCAGCAGTCGCAGCTTTATCCGAAGAGCGAGGCCACGGCGGTCGCGCTGTCCGAGCAGGCCCGCGCGCTCTCGCAGATGCAGCGTTTCGACGAGGCGATCAAGACTTACCAGACGTTCCTCGCCTCCAACCCGGAGAAATCGCAGGCCGCCCGCGCCACGTCGGGGCTCGCCGAGGTTTACCGCAACACGGGCAAACTCGCCGAGGCCGACCAGCTTTACGCGAAGATCCAGAAGGACTTTGCCGATCAGTTGCCACTCGTCAAAGAGGCCAGCTTCTGGCGCGGCTTCATCCTCGTGCAGCAGCAGAAATATCCCGAGGCGATGAAGGCGCTCGCGACGTTTGTGGCCGTTTATCCCGATGATGCGAATCTGACTCCGAATGCTTATTTCACCTACGGCCAGGCCCAGCGCGGCTCGGGTGCCGTGGACACGGCGATCCAGACTTTCAAGACTCTGGTGACGAAGTTTCCGAAATCCGACGCGGCGACTTTCACCTTTTTCCAGCGGTTCGACATCGCCAAGGAAAAGAACGACGTGCCCGCGATGGATGCTGCGATGCGTGAATTCATCGACGCGTATCCGAAGGACAACAAGCTCTTCAACGCCTACGCCAACCTCGCTCAGAACCGCATCACGGAAGGCAAAATCCAGGACGCGATCAACATTTACTACGAGTTCATCGACAAAAATATCGACAGCCCGCTCGTTCCCACCGTCCTCATGCAGACCAGCGGCCAGTGGGCTGGCATCGCCACCACCCTTGGGCGTTACGCAGGGCTGACCGAGGCCGACCGCGCCATCTGGAAGGAGTCCCTCGAGAAAAGCATCGGCGACGCCGAGCGCGTGATCGTGAAATATCCCGAGAGCGCCGAGGTCGCCAACGCCTCCCGCGCCATTCTCACCGCGCAGAAAGAATTCGTCTCCGCCAACCTCAAGAAAAACGACGACATCGAGTCGTATTTCACCCAGTTCGCGGCCAAGTTCGATGCCGCCCCGAAGACCAAGAGCAAGATTCTTTTCACCCTTGCCTCCTTCATTTACGAGCGTGACCCGGCCAAAGCCCTCGCCCAGATGACCACCGCCTACGACCCCACGCTCGTCTATGCCGCGGGCGACCTCGATCTCTACGGCACCGCCCTCCTCGGCCAGAAGAAAATCGACGAGGCCGCCGCCATTTATACCAAGCTCGCCACTGATTACCCGAATCTCCCCGGCACCGATCCGAAGCAGGCCCCGCTCGCCGTCCAAGAGGCGCAGGCCACCGCGATGTTTGGCCAGGGCCAGGTCTTGCAAGCCAAGGGTGACTCCGCCGGAGCCGCGAAGAATTTTGCCCAACTCAAGGCGCTCTATCCGTGGTCCACGAAAATCTTTGAGGCCGACCTCGGCATCGCCATCGGCCTCTACAACCAGAAGAAATTCGACGACGCCATGGCGCTCGTTCAAGGCATCGTCAAGGCGCAGACCGCCGCCAACGACCTGCGCGCCAAAGCCATGGTGCTCGGCGGTAAGATCCGCCGCGACGCTGGCGACCTCGACTCGGCCATCGATTTCTTCATCAAGACCGACTACTTCTACGGCGGCGTCCCGACCGTCGCCGCAGAGGGCCTCTTCCTCGGCGCGCAAGCCCTGGAGGCCAAGGCCGCCGCCGCCAAAGACCCGAAAACCAAAGCCGACTCCGCCGCCAAGGCCAAGAAATACTACGGAGACCTCCAGACCAAATACCCCGACAGCCCCTTCGCCGCGCAAGCCAAAGGGAAGTAG
- the nth gene encoding endonuclease III, protein MTRPERAALLVERLPRLYPDAHCELVFADPLQLLVATILSAQCTDVQVNKITPALFAAYPTAADYAAANPLELESLVQSTGFFRNKAKNIRLAARDIVEKFGGDVPRTLGELVTLAGVGRKTANVVLGNAFGLEEGIVVDTHVTRLSTRLRLTTKKDAEKIESDLIRLIPRGKWTLFPHWLIAHGRRICTARNPKCTLCELADLCPGAGKI, encoded by the coding sequence ATGACCCGCCCTGAACGCGCCGCGCTGCTCGTCGAGCGCCTCCCGCGACTCTACCCCGACGCCCATTGCGAACTCGTTTTCGCCGACCCGCTCCAGCTCCTCGTCGCCACCATCCTTTCCGCGCAATGCACCGACGTGCAGGTGAATAAAATCACGCCCGCCCTCTTCGCCGCCTACCCCACCGCCGCCGATTACGCCGCCGCGAATCCATTGGAACTCGAATCCCTCGTCCAATCCACCGGCTTCTTTCGCAACAAAGCCAAAAACATCCGCCTCGCCGCGCGCGACATCGTGGAAAAATTCGGCGGCGACGTTCCCCGGACCTTGGGCGAACTCGTCACCCTCGCCGGAGTCGGACGCAAAACCGCCAACGTCGTCCTCGGCAACGCGTTCGGACTCGAGGAAGGCATCGTCGTCGATACGCACGTCACCCGGCTCAGCACCCGGCTGCGACTGACCACGAAAAAGGACGCCGAAAAGATCGAGAGCGACCTCATTCGCCTCATTCCTCGGGGAAAATGGACCCTTTTCCCCCATTGGCTCATCGCCCACGGACGCCGCATCTGCACCGCCCGCAACCCAAAATGCACCCTCTGCGAACTAGCCGACCTCTGCCCCGGCGCCGGGAAAATCTGA
- a CDS encoding N-acetylmuramoyl-L-alanine amidase-like domain-containing protein — protein sequence MRLTSNAGMVCGVTFRLLLLGLFCVLQSALSAASLPFSTVFQGQKTFDRLVARADAEHWNSLPIGLRAATVGHALVGTPYKGFTLEIDDHIEAPSVNLNGLDCWTFFEASLAFARMIAEPRPNWTPERMLHYIELDRYRGGQCDGTYLSRLHYLEDWLWDNDKRGLVEDLTRRLGGVRVMNMAREMTVGWKNYRYLCCNPDLRTGIAQHEARIASTPFYHIPKNKIASIEKYLQTGDIIGITARDGPGVGTSHVGFAVRDEKGVVHFMHASAPRNYGRVVVDQRLSDYVAHYTTDTGILVARPLR from the coding sequence TTGCGTCTCACGTCGAATGCAGGCATGGTTTGCGGCGTGACATTTCGCCTCCTGCTCCTCGGCCTCTTTTGCGTGCTCCAGAGTGCGCTGTCGGCAGCCTCCCTGCCCTTCAGCACCGTCTTTCAGGGGCAAAAAACTTTCGACCGGCTCGTCGCCCGAGCCGACGCGGAGCATTGGAACTCGCTTCCCATCGGACTCCGCGCCGCCACTGTCGGGCACGCCCTCGTCGGCACGCCTTACAAGGGATTTACCCTGGAGATCGACGACCACATCGAGGCTCCGTCGGTGAATCTGAACGGGCTCGACTGCTGGACATTTTTTGAGGCGTCACTCGCCTTTGCCCGGATGATCGCCGAGCCGCGTCCGAATTGGACTCCCGAGCGGATGCTGCACTACATCGAGTTGGATCGTTATCGCGGCGGCCAGTGCGACGGCACCTACCTTTCGCGCCTGCATTATTTGGAGGATTGGCTCTGGGATAACGACAAACGCGGACTCGTCGAGGACCTCACCCGGCGGCTCGGCGGCGTGCGCGTGATGAATATGGCCCGCGAAATGACCGTTGGCTGGAAAAATTACCGCTATCTCTGCTGCAATCCCGACCTGCGCACCGGCATCGCCCAGCACGAGGCCCGCATCGCCTCGACCCCGTTTTATCACATCCCGAAAAACAAGATCGCCAGCATCGAAAAATACCTTCAAACCGGCGACATCATCGGCATCACCGCGCGCGATGGTCCCGGCGTCGGCACGTCGCATGTCGGTTTCGCCGTGCGCGATGAAAAGGGCGTCGTCCACTTCATGCACGCCTCGGCTCCGAGGAATTACGGACGCGTCGTCGTCGATCAGCGTCTCTCCGATTACGTCGCGCATTACACCACCGACACGGGCATCCTCGTCGCCCGTCCGCTGCGCTAA
- a CDS encoding ATP-binding protein, whose translation MTALLLALALGASWIFFLWRYALPLRRLQEELSSIRFGKKRGVTLAGAAVIREIAGTVAELLDENDVSQQRARDEGLNLRTILESMREGVVLLDNQKRIRLANRAIYRLLPAGLSPVNRTLLELFRNHVLQRAIETSFTTPEPQTTEYVVDVSENGRLVAKTLEVTSIGIPGSGGEIVGALAVFHDLTRVKELEGMRKDFVANVSHELRTPLSIISGYIETLLDDDLEDVESGRKFLRIMHRHTQRLHLLVEDLLTISALESQRVALEFRPVELQSNLQKIVEQLEPALSARDLQVKLDFPADFPELEVDARRIDQVFFNLLENAIKHGHAGDAPIEVIGKVGPQGVSISVRDHGPGIAAKDQPHIFERFYRVDEARSREVGGTGLGLSIVKHVVQAHGGTVEVASRRGEGATFEVILPLRQTMRT comes from the coding sequence ATGACCGCGCTTCTTCTGGCGCTGGCTCTGGGGGCGAGCTGGATTTTTTTCCTCTGGCGCTACGCCCTGCCCCTGCGCCGGTTGCAGGAAGAGTTGAGTTCCATTCGATTCGGGAAAAAACGGGGCGTGACCCTCGCGGGAGCGGCAGTCATTCGCGAAATCGCCGGAACCGTGGCCGAACTGCTCGATGAAAACGACGTTTCGCAACAACGCGCACGAGACGAGGGGCTGAACTTGCGGACGATCCTCGAAAGCATGCGGGAGGGGGTCGTTCTCCTCGACAACCAGAAGCGCATCCGGCTGGCGAACCGGGCGATTTACCGGCTGCTACCCGCCGGTTTATCGCCGGTGAACCGCACTTTGCTCGAGCTTTTTCGGAATCACGTCCTGCAACGCGCCATCGAAACGAGCTTCACCACGCCCGAGCCGCAGACCACCGAATACGTGGTGGATGTGAGCGAAAATGGACGCCTCGTGGCGAAGACATTGGAAGTCACCAGCATCGGAATCCCCGGGAGCGGCGGCGAAATCGTAGGCGCGCTGGCTGTTTTCCACGATCTCACGCGGGTGAAGGAACTCGAGGGGATGCGGAAGGATTTCGTGGCCAATGTCTCTCACGAATTGCGCACGCCGCTCTCGATCATCAGCGGCTACATCGAGACGCTGCTCGACGACGATCTGGAGGACGTGGAGTCGGGCCGGAAATTTCTGCGGATCATGCACCGGCATACACAGCGGTTGCATTTGCTGGTGGAGGATTTGCTCACGATCTCGGCGCTGGAGTCGCAGCGGGTGGCGCTGGAATTTCGCCCGGTCGAGTTACAGTCGAATCTACAAAAGATCGTCGAACAACTCGAACCCGCCCTGTCCGCGCGCGACTTGCAGGTGAAGCTGGATTTTCCCGCAGACTTTCCCGAGCTGGAGGTGGACGCACGCCGCATCGATCAGGTGTTTTTTAATCTGCTCGAGAATGCGATCAAACACGGCCACGCCGGCGACGCTCCCATCGAGGTCATCGGCAAAGTGGGGCCGCAGGGCGTCTCTATTTCCGTGCGCGACCACGGGCCCGGCATCGCGGCGAAGGACCAGCCGCACATTTTCGAGCGTTTCTACCGGGTGGATGAGGCCCGCTCGCGCGAGGTCGGCGGCACCGGGCTTGGGCTTTCCATTGTCAAACACGTCGTCCAGGCGCACGGCGGAACGGTGGAGGTGGCCAGCCGCCGGGGCGAGGGCGCGACCTTTGAGGTCATCCTGCCGCTGCGCCAGACGATGCGGACCTGA
- a CDS encoding O-antigen ligase family protein encodes MNALLLFLLFLGTAAIQVFIGGMRPVFAIPAYLIIALAGATSIVLIRRNRPLPSLVCLGSSLIFFSYILWRAYHSPVEYISRPDRYMVLACVVVYLSFALYLTDPRTRLWLFYGLFLLALGHIAIGAIQFSKGENFLPFGYLRADYGRRASGFYVCPNHYAGLLEMLIMIAAAIGSWARVGLKTRMVVLYFAFMALGGLAISGSRGGYLSVAIALVVLATLSVFVVRLARPGKTLFVASAVASFILLTGLAGVGLMKKDILLSNRINAISDPKNMRLQLWEAALHQYRTQPATGTGAGTYFYLGRTFRAPSVQTDPVWVHNDYLHLLAEYGWLGAAACALFLGSHLWHGVLGLRQIIKKRLLEGGDMSSNALALNIGALAAIAAILAHSVVDFNVHIPGNALVLAALFGMLANPPTFRSRKVELSPHLALPFKLLIPVCAVAIAVDAAPHLRGEWYSEKARVALRDNRYLAAMRAAQLGLEVEKTNPDLHYYLGESRRLLGNSWSSEAARASMNDAAHNAFMDSIRLFPQDEKVWVKLSQSLDMLGRHEEAFASLEKARELDPNLAALNTYYAAHFQIQGDNKKALEYYQKAQESELNRKSRDALLRETQPDGAR; translated from the coding sequence GTGAATGCCCTTCTTCTGTTTCTGCTCTTTCTCGGCACAGCCGCGATCCAAGTTTTCATCGGGGGAATGCGCCCGGTCTTCGCCATTCCGGCTTACCTGATCATCGCCCTCGCCGGGGCGACTTCCATCGTTCTCATCCGCAGAAACCGCCCGCTGCCGTCGCTGGTTTGCCTGGGTAGCTCGCTCATTTTCTTCAGCTACATCCTCTGGCGGGCCTATCATTCGCCAGTCGAATATATTTCCCGCCCGGATCGTTACATGGTCCTGGCGTGCGTCGTGGTTTACCTGTCATTCGCGCTTTATCTCACCGACCCGAGGACGCGGCTCTGGCTTTTCTACGGGCTCTTTCTGCTCGCGCTGGGTCACATCGCCATCGGAGCGATTCAGTTTTCCAAGGGAGAAAACTTCCTCCCGTTCGGCTATCTGCGCGCCGATTACGGGCGGCGGGCGAGCGGCTTCTACGTCTGTCCGAACCATTACGCAGGCTTGCTGGAAATGCTCATCATGATCGCCGCCGCCATCGGCAGCTGGGCGCGGGTCGGGTTGAAAACCCGGATGGTGGTCCTGTATTTCGCCTTCATGGCGCTGGGTGGCCTCGCCATTTCCGGCAGCCGGGGCGGTTATCTGAGCGTGGCCATCGCGCTGGTGGTGCTGGCGACTTTGAGCGTATTCGTCGTGCGTCTGGCGCGTCCGGGAAAGACGCTTTTCGTCGCATCTGCCGTGGCGAGTTTCATTTTACTCACCGGACTCGCGGGCGTCGGCCTGATGAAGAAAGACATCCTCCTTTCCAACCGGATCAACGCCATTTCCGATCCGAAAAACATGCGCCTGCAACTCTGGGAGGCCGCGCTCCACCAGTATCGCACCCAGCCCGCGACCGGCACCGGAGCCGGGACGTATTTCTATCTGGGCCGCACATTTCGCGCTCCGTCGGTCCAGACCGACCCTGTCTGGGTGCACAACGATTACCTGCATCTCCTGGCCGAATACGGCTGGCTCGGAGCCGCCGCCTGCGCCCTGTTTTTGGGGAGTCACCTCTGGCACGGCGTTCTGGGTTTGAGGCAAATCATCAAGAAACGCCTCCTCGAAGGCGGCGACATGAGCAGCAACGCCCTCGCGCTGAACATCGGCGCGCTCGCCGCCATCGCCGCGATTCTGGCGCATTCGGTCGTCGATTTTAACGTTCACATTCCCGGCAACGCCCTCGTGCTCGCCGCGCTCTTCGGCATGTTGGCGAATCCGCCCACCTTCCGGTCGCGCAAAGTCGAGTTGAGCCCGCATCTGGCACTCCCTTTCAAGCTCCTCATTCCTGTCTGCGCGGTGGCCATCGCCGTCGATGCCGCGCCGCATCTGCGAGGCGAATGGTACTCCGAAAAAGCTCGCGTCGCCCTGCGCGACAACCGTTATCTCGCCGCCATGCGCGCCGCCCAGCTCGGCCTCGAAGTGGAGAAAACCAACCCCGACTTGCATTATTATCTCGGCGAATCGCGCCGGCTCCTGGGCAATTCCTGGTCGAGCGAGGCCGCCCGCGCCTCCATGAACGACGCCGCGCACAACGCCTTCATGGATTCCATCCGCCTCTTCCCGCAGGACGAGAAAGTCTGGGTGAAACTCTCCCAGTCGCTCGACATGCTCGGGCGTCACGAAGAAGCGTTCGCCAGTCTGGAAAAAGCACGCGAGTTAGACCCGAATCTGGCGGCGTTGAACACCTATTACGCCGCCCATTTCCAAATCCAGGGCGACAATAAAAAGGCGCTCGAGTACTATCAAAAAGCCCAGGAAAGCGAGCTGAACCGCAAGAGCCGCGATGCGCTTCTGCGCGAGACCCAGCCCGACGGCGCACGCTAA
- a CDS encoding SprT-like domain-containing protein — MKKQAKRKVAVVSLPVQRQLSLAHEGRFFDLRAIFNRLNGRHFRHRLSGYRIVWGRRRRLRPVSYFVYGTIQEEDRVIRIHPLLDAAFVPEWFLEYVIYHEMLHAVVPDIVYPSGRRKVHTEEFQRKEKKFRHYARAQRWEAQNLARFLR, encoded by the coding sequence ATGAAGAAACAAGCCAAGCGCAAGGTTGCCGTAGTCTCGCTGCCAGTGCAGCGTCAGCTTTCCCTCGCGCATGAGGGCCGTTTCTTCGATCTTCGCGCCATCTTTAACCGGCTAAATGGCCGTCATTTTCGCCATCGGCTGTCCGGCTATCGCATCGTCTGGGGACGGCGGCGGAGGCTACGTCCGGTCAGCTATTTCGTCTATGGCACGATCCAGGAGGAGGACCGCGTGATCCGGATTCATCCGCTGCTCGACGCGGCGTTTGTGCCGGAATGGTTCCTCGAATACGTCATTTATCACGAAATGCTGCACGCGGTCGTGCCGGATATCGTTTATCCCTCGGGGCGGCGGAAGGTGCACACGGAGGAGTTTCAGCGGAAGGAAAAGAAGTTCCGCCATTACGCGCGTGCCCAGCGCTGGGAGGCGCAAAACCTCGCTCGTTTCCTGCGCTAG
- the nagA gene encoding N-acetylglucosamine-6-phosphate deacetylase → MILANAILVLPGRLIPQGWISFTPEGIILDLGQGTPPPDPITIDVRSHYLAPGFIDLHVHGAQNRDTMEATHEAFAAIAEFHASGGTSSLALTTISSSEMALVCVLEAARSFPNIHAGAQVLGIHIEGPYFSLNKPGAHDPALLHPPTDRDELDRILAFGDVVTQMTLAPELPGALPLMERLSALEIIVSGGHSDCWAEEAEAARIHGMSQVTHTFNCMSSLRKRGPFREAGLLEYALSEPEILCELIADGRHVSPTLMRALYRAKGSDGICLITDACAGAGLAEGVGYQLGEFECVVRGGVGMLADGSAIAGSTCRMIDGIRNLVELAEVPLVEAVQMATLNPANALRRERNIGRLQAGCRADFAIFSTDFKIRQTWVGGQIVFENWDE, encoded by the coding sequence ATGATTCTCGCCAATGCTATCCTGGTCCTGCCGGGTCGATTGATTCCGCAGGGCTGGATTTCGTTTACACCCGAGGGAATTATTCTCGATCTGGGCCAGGGAACACCGCCACCGGACCCGATCACGATCGATGTTAGGAGCCATTATCTCGCGCCCGGTTTCATCGACCTGCATGTCCATGGAGCCCAGAATCGCGACACGATGGAGGCGACGCACGAGGCATTTGCGGCCATCGCGGAGTTCCATGCGAGTGGCGGCACTAGCAGTCTGGCGCTGACCACGATTTCGTCGAGTGAAATGGCACTCGTCTGCGTGCTGGAGGCGGCCCGGTCTTTTCCTAACATCCACGCTGGAGCGCAGGTTTTGGGCATTCACATCGAGGGACCTTATTTTTCTCTCAACAAACCCGGCGCTCACGATCCGGCGCTGTTGCATCCGCCGACGGACAGAGACGAGTTGGATCGCATTCTGGCTTTTGGCGATGTCGTCACGCAGATGACGCTGGCGCCCGAACTACCGGGCGCGCTGCCTTTGATGGAGCGGCTTTCGGCGCTGGAAATCATCGTCAGCGGCGGACATTCGGATTGCTGGGCCGAGGAGGCGGAGGCGGCGCGAATTCACGGCATGTCGCAGGTGACGCACACGTTTAATTGCATGTCGTCCCTGCGGAAACGCGGGCCGTTTCGCGAGGCCGGTCTGCTGGAATACGCCCTGTCGGAGCCGGAGATTCTCTGTGAATTGATCGCCGATGGCCGCCATGTGAGTCCCACTTTAATGCGGGCGCTTTACCGCGCGAAAGGCTCCGATGGCATCTGCCTCATCACCGATGCGTGCGCCGGTGCCGGACTGGCGGAGGGCGTCGGCTACCAACTGGGCGAGTTCGAGTGCGTCGTGCGGGGCGGCGTCGGAATGCTCGCCGACGGCAGCGCGATCGCGGGCAGCACCTGCCGCATGATCGACGGCATCCGCAACCTGGTGGAACTCGCCGAAGTGCCGCTGGTGGAGGCGGTGCAAATGGCGACGTTGAACCCGGCGAATGCGCTGCGTCGCGAGCGAAACATCGGCCGTCTGCAAGCCGGTTGCCGGGCTGATTTCGCGATCTTTTCCACGGATTTCAAGATTCGGCAGACATGGGTGGGCGGTCAGATCGTTTTCGAAAACTGGGACGAGTAA